In Populus nigra chromosome 1, ddPopNigr1.1, whole genome shotgun sequence, one genomic interval encodes:
- the LOC133697350 gene encoding leucine-rich repeat extensin-like protein 6, with translation MSGPHRHHHHHNDHSPPPPGIPPPYPPQDFPPPPPPPVPPPPPPSVPPPPPPPVPAPPPPGYQSYFYDPVPQPPPPPPHTQLVHHDHDDTSGCCSFLRGCLACLCCCCVLEECCGCCF, from the exons ATGAGTGGCCCccaccgccaccaccaccatcacaaCGACCATTCACCACCGCCACCGG GGATTCCACCTCCATATCCTCCCCAAGATTttccgccgccgccgccgccaccagTGCCTCCGCCGCCGCCGCCATCAGTGCCACCACCGCCTCCACCACCAGTGCCTGCACCGCCTCCACCTGGCTATCAAAGCTATTTCTATGACCCTGTACCccaacctcctcctccaccCCCTCACACACAACTTGTCCATCATGATCATGATGACACTAGTGGTTGCTGTTCATTCCTAAGAGGGTG TTTGGCTTGTCTTTGTTGCTGCTGTGTGTTGGAGGAGTGCTGTGGCTGCTGCTTTTAG